The proteins below come from a single Synechococcus sp. WH 8101 genomic window:
- a CDS encoding MFS transporter produces the protein MSGSRRWHPQQRNIFLLASGLSTAGSFAGLTAKGWILMDGTANPMLLALHFAALSLPTLLVSGPAGVRTDRIGCETVLIQAQWALLGAGLLGALSIPLLDGAAQVAVLLASTLLVGIASAYELTARNKYCALLVDEPSQLAPYLTSFSVIFNVGKLVGPPLGGWLVALTGPATALSLDALTYLLPIASVIWLLQPNRDQEKRSVDRAGSSLLHAWRDCGITLRHVLRFTALICLVGFFHPGLAPLIATDTIGPDPRDLGLFTSVLAAGSILGGVVLQRNSHRFCHRPCLTLGCFALITAVAQLGMAQEASQRMALLMAFLIGGGTAGLLSSANLITQVGSPQVMRGRMAGLSQIAFLGGGGLSGIIAAGLTQTLGLKSTFAITGAVGLVLAGMEIARRGRVVLEETDAFRSA, from the coding sequence GTGAGCGGTTCGAGGCGCTGGCATCCACAGCAACGCAACATCTTTCTGCTCGCTTCGGGACTGAGCACCGCGGGGTCGTTCGCCGGACTCACCGCCAAGGGGTGGATCCTCATGGATGGCACGGCCAACCCCATGCTGCTGGCCCTCCACTTCGCCGCCCTCTCCCTGCCCACCCTGCTGGTGAGCGGTCCGGCCGGTGTGCGCACCGACCGGATTGGCTGCGAAACCGTGCTGATTCAGGCCCAGTGGGCCCTGCTCGGAGCCGGGCTGCTGGGGGCCCTCTCCATTCCCCTGCTCGATGGCGCCGCCCAGGTGGCGGTGCTGCTTGCCAGCACCCTGCTGGTGGGGATCGCCAGCGCCTACGAACTCACCGCCCGAAACAAATACTGCGCCCTGCTGGTGGATGAGCCCTCCCAGTTGGCGCCCTACCTGACCAGCTTTTCCGTGATTTTCAACGTAGGCAAGCTGGTAGGCCCCCCTCTGGGGGGTTGGCTGGTGGCCCTGACGGGACCCGCCACAGCCCTCAGCCTCGATGCCCTCACCTATCTCTTGCCGATTGCCAGTGTGATCTGGCTGCTACAACCGAATCGCGACCAGGAAAAGCGCAGCGTCGACCGCGCCGGATCCTCCCTGCTGCATGCCTGGCGTGATTGCGGCATCACCCTGCGCCATGTGCTGCGCTTCACAGCCCTGATCTGTCTGGTGGGCTTCTTCCACCCCGGCCTTGCCCCCTTGATCGCCACCGACACCATCGGGCCAGACCCCCGTGACCTGGGACTTTTCACGAGCGTGTTGGCCGCCGGCAGCATCCTGGGGGGGGTGGTGTTGCAACGCAACAGTCATCGTTTCTGCCATCGCCCTTGCCTCACCCTTGGCTGCTTCGCCCTGATCACGGCCGTCGCCCAACTGGGCATGGCCCAGGAAGCGTCGCAACGCATGGCTTTGCTGATGGCCTTCCTGATCGGTGGCGGCACGGCTGGACTGCTCAGCAGCGCCAACCTGATCACCCAGGTGGGCTCCCCTCAGGTGATGCGAGGGCGCATGGCTGGATTGAGTCAGATCGCCTTCCTTGGCGGCGGGGGCCTCAGCGGCATCATCGCCGCCGGCCTGACCCAAACTCTCGGCCTCAAAAGCACCTTTGCCATCACCGGAGCCGTCGGCTTGGTGTTAGCCGGCATGGAAATCGCCCGGCGCGGTCGGGTCGTGCTGGAGGAAACCGATGCGTTCAGATCAGCTTGA
- a CDS encoding DUF4346 domain-containing protein: MADSSSPSLVTSAATAAQALQALDDQLSQRFIALDPAGYFLIRVDAAAAELVVEHYRNDVDAKGRATDPETGEVLACRGGGPREAARIYRAKTAKALGIQLTEGEGPLPISKLDHALYLGRELQKAEQAMLQGLPYTQD, translated from the coding sequence ATGGCAGACAGCAGTTCCCCTTCGTTGGTGACCTCAGCGGCAACGGCGGCCCAGGCGCTTCAGGCCCTGGATGACCAGCTCTCCCAACGCTTCATAGCCCTGGATCCCGCCGGATATTTCCTGATCCGTGTCGACGCTGCCGCCGCTGAGCTCGTTGTGGAGCATTACCGCAACGATGTCGACGCGAAGGGTCGCGCCACCGATCCCGAAACCGGGGAAGTGTTGGCCTGCCGTGGTGGCGGCCCGCGCGAGGCCGCTCGGATCTATCGGGCCAAAACCGCCAAAGCGCTGGGGATTCAGCTCACCGAGGGGGAGGGGCCGTTGCCGATCTCCAAACTCGATCATGCCCTGTATCTCGGGCGTGAGCTTCAGAAAGCGGAGCAGGCCATGCTGCAGGGCCTGCCCTACACCCAGGATTGA
- the rimO gene encoding 30S ribosomal protein S12 methylthiotransferase RimO: protein MVQQRRRPTVAFAHLGCEKNRVDTEHMLGLLEQAGYGVSSDEQDASVVVVNTCSFIQNAREESVRTLVGLAEQGKELIIAGCLAQHFQEELLESLPEAKAIVGTGDYQHIVDVLERVEAGERVNQVSPVPTFVANEHLPRHRTSGEAVAYLKVAEGCDYRCAFCIIPHLRGNQRSRPIESIVAEAHQLAAQGVKELILISQITTNYGLDLYGKPRLADLLHALGEVEIPWIRVHYAYPTGLTPEVLAAYRDVSNVLPYLDLPLQHSHPDVLRAMNRPWQADVNERLLDQIRDQLPDAVLRTTLIVGFPGETEAHFEHLATFLERQRFDHVGVFTFSPEDGTAAATLPDRVEAEVAVARKDRLMMLQQPISAARNNAWVGRTVDVLIEQHNPSSGAMIGRCARFAPEVDGEVLVQPGANNLQAGPGTMVPVQITGGDVYDLSGHLVGAAAMVAAARTNL, encoded by the coding sequence ATGGTTCAGCAGCGCAGGAGGCCCACCGTGGCCTTTGCCCATCTGGGCTGCGAGAAGAACCGGGTAGACACCGAGCACATGCTCGGGCTGCTCGAGCAGGCCGGCTACGGCGTCAGCAGCGATGAGCAGGACGCCTCCGTGGTGGTGGTGAACACCTGCAGCTTCATCCAGAACGCCCGCGAGGAATCGGTGCGCACCCTGGTGGGCCTCGCCGAGCAGGGCAAGGAACTGATCATTGCCGGCTGCCTGGCCCAGCATTTCCAGGAGGAACTGCTGGAGTCACTGCCGGAAGCCAAGGCGATCGTGGGCACCGGCGATTACCAGCACATCGTGGACGTGCTGGAACGGGTCGAGGCCGGCGAGCGCGTCAATCAGGTCAGCCCGGTGCCCACCTTTGTGGCCAATGAACATCTGCCCCGTCATCGCACCAGCGGCGAAGCGGTGGCTTACCTCAAGGTGGCGGAGGGTTGCGACTACCGCTGCGCCTTCTGCATCATTCCCCACCTGCGCGGCAATCAACGCTCCAGACCGATCGAATCGATCGTGGCGGAAGCTCACCAGCTGGCGGCCCAGGGGGTGAAGGAGCTGATCCTGATCAGCCAGATCACCACCAACTACGGCCTCGATCTCTATGGCAAGCCGCGCCTGGCCGACCTCCTGCACGCCCTGGGCGAGGTGGAGATCCCCTGGATTCGCGTCCATTACGCCTATCCCACCGGCCTCACGCCTGAGGTGCTGGCCGCCTACCGCGACGTGAGCAATGTGCTGCCCTATCTCGACCTTCCCCTGCAACACAGCCACCCCGATGTGCTGCGAGCGATGAATCGTCCCTGGCAGGCGGATGTAAACGAACGGCTTCTCGATCAGATCCGCGACCAACTCCCCGATGCCGTGCTGCGGACCACGCTGATCGTGGGATTTCCCGGTGAAACGGAGGCCCACTTTGAACACCTCGCCACGTTCCTCGAACGTCAGCGCTTTGACCATGTGGGCGTGTTCACCTTCTCCCCAGAGGACGGCACTGCGGCGGCGACACTGCCGGACCGGGTCGAGGCCGAGGTGGCGGTCGCCCGGAAGGATCGCCTGATGATGCTGCAGCAACCGATCTCCGCCGCCAGAAACAACGCCTGGGTGGGACGGACCGTGGACGTGCTGATTGAGCAGCACAACCCATCCAGCGGCGCGATGATCGGTCGCTGCGCCCGCTTTGCCCCCGAGGTGGACGGTGAGGTGCTGGTGCAACCCGGCGCCAACAACCTCCAGGCAGGCCCTGGAACGATGGTGCCGGTGCAAATCACCGGCGGCGATGTCTACGACCTCAGCGGCCATCTGGTGGGCGCCGCCGCGATGGTGGCGGCAGCACGCACCAACCTGTGA
- a CDS encoding B12-binding domain-containing radical SAM protein encodes MRTLFVYPQFPKTFWSYEKILELVNRKVLLPPLGLVTVAALLPQEWEMKLVDRNVREVTEAEWSWAELVVISGMIVQKDDMQRQIAEAKRRGLPVAVGGPYASSTPDAPEIADADFKVLDEGEITLPMFVEAIQRGDRSGRFSAQGDKPDVTSTPIPRFDLLELDAYDSMSVQFSRGCPFNCEFCDIIVLYGRKPRTKTPEQLIAELQSLYDLGWRRSIFLVDDNFIGNKRNAKLLLPQIKAWQEERGYPFSFATEASVDLADDEEMMRMMHEARFESVFLGIETPDESSLETARKVQNTRNPLDAAVDRITANGIRVMAGFIIGFDGEKSGAGRRIVDFVTRTGIPAAMMGMLQALPNTALWHRLEKEGRLIQDKAAAKGVNQTNLLNFKPTRPIRDIANEYVEAFCALYEPNAYMDRVYSYYLKMGAPRWKGTAKLPTWTDLRALSIVIWRQGIQRSTRWRFWRYMFGMARQNPALLEQFLVVLAHNEHFLEYRSIVQREIREQLESLPPEEPSSSRELQTA; translated from the coding sequence ATGCGCACGCTGTTCGTTTACCCCCAGTTCCCGAAGACCTTCTGGAGCTACGAGAAAATTCTCGAACTGGTGAACAGGAAGGTCCTTCTGCCGCCTCTGGGCCTGGTGACCGTGGCAGCCCTGCTGCCCCAGGAATGGGAGATGAAGCTGGTCGACCGCAACGTACGCGAGGTCACCGAAGCGGAATGGTCGTGGGCCGAGCTGGTGGTGATCTCCGGGATGATCGTCCAGAAAGACGACATGCAGCGCCAGATCGCCGAAGCGAAGCGACGCGGACTGCCGGTGGCCGTGGGCGGCCCCTACGCCAGCTCCACCCCCGATGCCCCCGAGATTGCCGACGCTGATTTCAAAGTGCTGGATGAGGGTGAGATCACCCTGCCGATGTTTGTGGAGGCGATTCAGCGGGGTGATCGCAGTGGCCGCTTCAGCGCCCAAGGCGACAAACCGGATGTGACCTCCACCCCCATTCCCCGCTTCGACCTGCTCGAGCTGGACGCCTATGACTCCATGAGCGTGCAGTTCTCACGCGGTTGCCCGTTCAACTGCGAGTTCTGCGACATCATCGTGCTCTACGGCCGTAAGCCACGCACCAAAACCCCCGAACAGCTGATCGCTGAACTGCAGAGTCTTTACGACCTGGGGTGGCGCCGCTCGATCTTCCTGGTCGACGACAACTTCATTGGCAACAAGCGCAACGCCAAGTTGCTCTTGCCCCAGATCAAAGCCTGGCAGGAGGAGCGCGGCTATCCCTTCAGTTTCGCGACCGAAGCCTCGGTGGATCTCGCCGATGATGAGGAGATGATGCGGATGATGCATGAAGCACGCTTTGAAAGCGTGTTCCTTGGCATCGAAACCCCGGATGAATCGAGTCTGGAAACGGCGCGCAAGGTGCAGAACACTCGCAATCCGCTGGATGCAGCGGTGGACCGCATCACCGCCAACGGGATCCGGGTGATGGCAGGGTTCATCATCGGTTTCGACGGTGAAAAGTCAGGTGCAGGGCGTCGCATCGTGGACTTTGTGACTCGCACCGGCATTCCGGCGGCGATGATGGGCATGTTGCAGGCCTTGCCCAACACCGCCCTCTGGCATCGCCTGGAGAAAGAGGGGCGCCTGATTCAAGACAAGGCCGCCGCCAAGGGGGTCAACCAGACCAACCTGCTCAATTTCAAACCCACGCGGCCGATCCGCGACATCGCCAACGAATATGTGGAGGCGTTCTGCGCGCTCTATGAGCCGAACGCCTACATGGATCGAGTCTATTCCTATTACCTCAAGATGGGCGCGCCGCGTTGGAAAGGCACCGCCAAACTTCCCACCTGGACTGATCTGCGCGCCCTCTCGATTGTGATCTGGCGACAGGGCATCCAACGCAGCACCCGTTGGCGCTTCTGGCGCTACATGTTTGGCATGGCCCGCCAAAATCCAGCCCTGCTGGAGCAGTTTCTCGTGGTGCTCGCCCACAACGAACACTTCCTCGAGTATCGCTCGATCGTGCAGCGAGAAATTCGCGAGCAATTGGAGTCTCTGCCTCCGGAAGAACCGAGCAGCTCCAGGGAACTGCAGACGGCCTGA